A stretch of the Flavobacterium aquiphilum genome encodes the following:
- a CDS encoding sensor histidine kinase translates to MLLFSYKNRIAFNYIFSTALLISAVFFAIYGITSYSINKHINDDILEESSEYIKEIEIDNNNTYLIQVEQWRERDNNRVNVNPVFVQFSDNKNVLIDKSPNLKGLRLQLHKPKKDNLFVDTYLNKKPIRQIQIPLLKKGRKLGYLFVAMSLDEASSVLTNLRNTLFIAFPLILVLLFFIARLIAGRSIKPVTLITETSSRITKDNLKDRIILPQYKDELYVLSKTINDLLDRIENAVEREKQFTSDASHELRTPLTVLKGTLEVLIRKPRNQAEYEDKINFSISEVNRLNNLVDQLLLLARFENQKQSLRIEQIYLNAIILDALSLYSSKINEKKIEVSYDFSKDYFVTSDNYLVSTIVSNVISNAIKYSHENGKIVINISKKDSKTICSISDNGIGIPTADLDKIVNPFFRSNPTLHPEIKGSGLGLSIVERITRLLNIKFKIESELNKGTTVFFIFS, encoded by the coding sequence ATGCTTTTATTCTCCTATAAAAACAGAATTGCTTTTAATTACATTTTTAGTACGGCACTATTGATATCCGCTGTGTTTTTTGCTATATATGGAATCACGTCTTATAGCATTAATAAACATATAAATGATGATATATTAGAAGAGTCAAGTGAATATATTAAAGAGATTGAAATTGATAATAACAATACCTATCTAATTCAAGTTGAACAATGGAGAGAAAGGGACAATAATAGGGTAAACGTTAATCCTGTTTTTGTTCAGTTTTCAGACAATAAAAATGTGTTAATTGACAAGTCCCCAAACCTTAAGGGACTTCGTCTTCAATTGCACAAACCCAAAAAAGATAATCTATTTGTTGATACTTATTTGAATAAAAAACCAATTCGGCAAATACAAATTCCGCTTTTAAAAAAAGGCAGGAAATTGGGGTATCTTTTTGTAGCAATGTCTTTGGACGAAGCTTCATCGGTATTGACTAATCTTAGAAATACCCTTTTTATCGCTTTTCCGTTAATTTTAGTCCTGTTGTTTTTTATTGCGAGACTTATAGCCGGGCGCAGTATCAAACCAGTAACTTTAATCACAGAAACTTCGAGCAGAATAACGAAAGACAATCTGAAAGACAGAATAATTTTGCCTCAATATAAAGATGAACTATATGTGCTCTCTAAGACAATTAATGATTTGTTAGATCGAATTGAAAATGCAGTCGAAAGAGAAAAACAATTCACATCTGATGCTTCTCATGAGTTAAGAACGCCTTTGACCGTTTTAAAAGGAACTTTGGAAGTTTTGATTCGAAAACCTAGAAACCAAGCTGAATATGAAGATAAAATCAATTTCAGCATTTCAGAAGTTAACCGTTTGAATAATTTGGTGGATCAGTTGCTATTGTTAGCCCGATTTGAAAATCAAAAACAAAGTTTGCGGATAGAACAAATTTATTTGAATGCCATAATTTTAGATGCGCTTTCTTTGTATTCAAGTAAGATAAATGAAAAAAAAATTGAAGTGTCCTACGATTTTTCGAAAGACTATTTTGTTACATCAGATAATTATTTGGTTTCGACAATCGTCAGCAACGTAATTTCAAACGCCATAAAATATTCTCATGAAAATGGGAAAATAGTGATAAATATTAGCAAAAAAGATTCAAAAACGATTTGCTCCATATCAGATAATGGTATAGGAATTCCGACTGCCGATTTGGATAAAATTGTAAACCCCTTTTTTAGATCAAATCCAACATTACATCCTGAAATTAAAGGTTCCGGTTTAGGGCTTTCGATTGTAGAACGAATAACACGATTGTTAAATATTAAATTCAAAATCGAAAGCGAATTAAACAAAGGAACTACAGTTTTTTTTATTTTTAGTTAG
- a CDS encoding response regulator transcription factor, which yields MKVLVVEDEIGIAGFLKQGLEEEGYEVLVAHDGNSGLEITRKQKVDIVLLDWILPQMLGIDVCKEIRKVDSKTPILFLTAKDTIQETIEGLKAGANDYIKKPFSFDELVERIKIHFRNENQNDILSLGRIKIIPSKHQVMVNDQEVSLTQREYELLAYLIKNKGKVCTRNEIINDVWDIHFEYDTGVIDVFMNAIRKKLNLNKDEELIKTIRGVGYIANDIN from the coding sequence ATGAAAGTTTTAGTTGTCGAAGATGAAATAGGTATTGCCGGTTTTCTAAAGCAAGGTTTAGAAGAAGAAGGTTATGAAGTTCTCGTAGCCCACGATGGAAACTCGGGACTTGAAATAACCAGAAAACAAAAAGTGGATATCGTTTTGCTAGATTGGATTTTACCTCAAATGTTAGGTATTGATGTTTGCAAAGAAATCCGAAAAGTCGATTCGAAAACACCAATTTTATTTTTGACTGCCAAAGATACGATCCAGGAAACCATTGAAGGCTTGAAGGCAGGTGCCAATGATTATATAAAAAAGCCATTTAGTTTTGATGAATTGGTAGAGCGTATCAAAATTCATTTTAGAAATGAAAATCAAAATGATATACTTTCGCTGGGTAGGATTAAAATAATTCCGTCCAAACACCAAGTCATGGTAAATGATCAGGAAGTTTCACTTACCCAAAGGGAATACGAGTTGCTTGCTTATTTGATAAAGAATAAGGGAAAAGTATGTACAAGAAATGAAATTATTAATGATGTTTGGGATATACATTTTGAATACGATACTGGTGTAATTGATGTTTTTATGAATGCCATTCGGAAAAAACTTAATTTGAATAAGGATGAAGAATTGATAAAAACCATTAGAGGTGTTGGATATATTGCAAACGACATAAATTAG
- a CDS encoding thioredoxin family protein — MKYQISFLVLLATVFGYSQNWHTNFEEAKMKAEKENKNILLVFSGSDWCGPCMRLEKIVWKSPEFQTEANNNWVIYRADFPRKKVNQLSPEWAERNNKLAEKYNKYGSFPLVLLLDKKGKVIGTTGFKNVSASEYIKLLHSFEK, encoded by the coding sequence ATGAAATATCAAATCTCTTTTTTGGTCTTATTAGCAACCGTGTTTGGTTATTCTCAAAATTGGCATACTAATTTTGAAGAGGCTAAAATGAAAGCGGAAAAAGAAAATAAAAATATCTTGTTGGTTTTCTCTGGTTCAGATTGGTGTGGACCCTGCATGAGATTGGAAAAAATAGTTTGGAAATCTCCAGAATTTCAAACTGAAGCCAATAATAACTGGGTCATTTACAGAGCCGATTTTCCTAGAAAGAAAGTAAATCAACTTTCACCGGAATGGGCAGAAAGAAATAATAAATTAGCTGAAAAATACAATAAATACGGTAGCTTTCCATTGGTTTTACTTTTGGATAAAAAAGGAAAAGTAATTGGAACCACCGGTTTCAAAAATGTGTCGGCATCCGAATATATTAAGCTCCTCCATTCATTTGAAAAATAG
- a CDS encoding DeoR/GlpR family DNA-binding transcription regulator translates to MLPNQRREKILDLLKEDGFAKVNDLARLFKVTEVTIRQDLEKLESEDLIIKEHGGASIKNVKDQVRSFSLQRQENLEQKSAIAQKCLEFIENGDTIILDSGSTTTEIAKKLKGYKELTVITNALNIALLLGADPDIEVIMTGGEFKPPTLSLTGQKAADFFKGLNVQKLFLATAGISLKSGLTYPSISDLVVKKAMIDAAETTYLVADSTKIGKSALASLGALSLIDYIITDNGIEEKHKEVFKDNEIEVIVA, encoded by the coding sequence ATGTTGCCAAATCAACGAAGGGAAAAAATTTTAGATCTTTTAAAAGAGGATGGCTTTGCAAAAGTTAACGATTTAGCGCGTTTATTCAAAGTAACCGAGGTCACTATACGTCAAGACCTTGAAAAACTAGAGAGCGAAGACCTCATCATCAAAGAGCACGGAGGAGCAAGCATTAAAAACGTAAAAGATCAGGTAAGGAGCTTTTCCTTACAGCGCCAGGAAAACCTAGAGCAAAAATCAGCTATTGCTCAAAAATGTTTAGAATTTATTGAAAATGGAGACACCATTATCCTTGATTCTGGTTCAACAACAACGGAAATTGCAAAAAAACTAAAAGGCTATAAAGAATTGACAGTGATTACAAATGCATTAAATATTGCATTATTATTAGGAGCAGATCCAGATATAGAAGTTATTATGACAGGAGGCGAATTTAAACCGCCTACCTTATCATTAACTGGTCAAAAAGCTGCCGATTTCTTTAAAGGTTTAAATGTTCAAAAACTTTTTTTAGCCACCGCAGGAATCTCTTTAAAATCAGGACTTACCTATCCAAGTATAAGTGATTTAGTAGTAAAAAAAGCCATGATTGATGCCGCCGAAACGACTTATTTGGTAGCTGACAGCACAAAGATTGGCAAAAGTGCCCTGGCCAGTTTAGGCGCCTTATCCTTAATCGATTATATCATTACAGATAACGGAATTGAAGAAAAGCACAAAGAAGTATTTAAAGATAACGAAATAGAAGTTATTGTCGCATAA
- a CDS encoding L-fucose/L-arabinose isomerase family protein translates to MAASTLGVIIGNRDFFPDSLVEKARFEIIEVFAKLNIKPILLDSTDTKLGGVETYKEAQKCAELFKKHQDEIMGVLVLLPNFGDEKGVADTLKLANLNVPVLIQAYPDELTKMNVVNRRDSWCGKISVCNNLYQYGIKYSLTSQHVMSPSDPIFHKDLLDFTAVCRVVKGMRNVRIGAIGARPGAFNTVRYSEKILQRNGITVTTVDLSEILGKANKLTAESPAVKKHLESINAYVAQGKTPNEAMLQIAKLDVVLKDFMEEYALDATAIQCWTSLQQNYGCNVCTSMSIMSENMLPSACEVDVTGTLSMYAMQLASGSPSALVDWNNNYADDPEKCVLFHCGNWAKSFLPDIQLSTAPILGTTVGVENTYGALDGRTPAMPLTYGRISTDDPKGIIKVYIGEGELTNDELNTFGNRAVAQIPDLQGLMQYVCKNGFEHHVVMNASKTAAILEEALGNYMGWEVYKH, encoded by the coding sequence ATGGCAGCATCAACATTAGGAGTAATTATAGGAAACAGAGATTTTTTTCCAGACAGTTTAGTTGAAAAAGCAAGATTTGAAATCATTGAAGTCTTTGCTAAATTAAATATCAAACCTATTTTATTAGACAGTACGGATACAAAACTAGGCGGTGTCGAAACGTATAAAGAAGCGCAAAAATGTGCTGAATTATTCAAAAAGCACCAAGATGAAATTATGGGAGTATTAGTATTACTACCAAATTTTGGTGATGAAAAAGGAGTAGCTGATACCTTAAAATTAGCCAATTTGAATGTTCCCGTTTTAATCCAGGCTTACCCGGATGAATTGACAAAAATGAATGTAGTGAACCGTCGTGATTCCTGGTGTGGAAAAATATCAGTTTGCAACAATTTATACCAATACGGTATCAAATATTCGTTAACAAGTCAGCATGTAATGAGTCCTTCGGATCCTATTTTCCATAAAGACTTATTAGATTTTACCGCTGTCTGCAGAGTCGTAAAAGGAATGCGTAATGTACGTATTGGTGCTATCGGTGCAAGACCGGGCGCTTTCAACACGGTTCGTTATTCTGAAAAAATATTACAAAGAAACGGTATCACAGTTACTACTGTGGATTTATCTGAAATTTTAGGAAAAGCTAATAAATTAACGGCTGAAAGCCCGGCTGTAAAAAAACATCTGGAATCGATCAACGCTTATGTAGCCCAAGGAAAAACACCTAATGAAGCGATGCTTCAAATTGCAAAATTAGATGTGGTATTGAAAGATTTCATGGAAGAGTACGCTTTAGACGCTACAGCTATTCAATGTTGGACTTCATTGCAACAAAACTATGGTTGTAATGTGTGTACCAGTATGAGTATCATGAGCGAAAATATGCTTCCAAGTGCCTGCGAAGTGGACGTTACGGGTACATTGAGTATGTATGCGATGCAATTGGCTTCAGGTTCACCAAGTGCTTTAGTGGACTGGAATAACAACTATGCTGACGATCCTGAAAAATGCGTTTTATTCCACTGTGGAAACTGGGCAAAATCATTCCTTCCAGATATTCAGTTAAGCACTGCTCCTATCTTAGGAACTACTGTTGGAGTTGAAAACACTTATGGTGCTCTTGACGGAAGAACTCCTGCCATGCCATTGACTTATGGTAGAATCAGTACCGATGATCCTAAAGGAATCATCAAAGTATATATTGGTGAAGGTGAATTAACTAATGATGAATTAAACACTTTTGGAAACAGAGCCGTAGCTCAAATTCCAGACTTACAAGGATTAATGCAATACGTATGTAAAAACGGATTTGAACACCACGTGGTAATGAATGCTTCAAAAACGGCAGCAATCTTAGAAGAAGCCCTAGGAAACTACATGGGTTGGGAAGTTTACAAACATTAA
- a CDS encoding transketolase gives MHIENLKRKSIESRKKILKYIYNAKAGHTGGSLSILDILNVLYNDVMNVSPENFDSNSRDRFIQSKGHCVEALYVILADKGFFPEEDLLTLCQYKSPYIGHPTKAIPGIEQNTGGLGHGLPISAGAALAAKKDNLKTKVFTILGDGEMAEGSNWEAMMFAAHYKLDNLCAILDYNKLQITAPNADVMGLEPIDKKLEAFGWAVTHVDGHNLEELSQTLNSLPLENGKPSFIIAHTTKGKGISYMENVLKWHHGVPSKEQYDLAIEELDKQLQELETVIK, from the coding sequence ATGCATATCGAAAATTTAAAACGAAAATCTATAGAGAGTAGAAAAAAAATACTCAAATACATCTACAATGCCAAAGCAGGTCATACAGGTGGAAGCCTTTCTATTCTGGATATCCTGAACGTATTGTACAACGATGTGATGAACGTTTCTCCTGAAAATTTCGATTCTAATAGCAGAGACCGATTTATCCAGAGTAAAGGACATTGTGTTGAAGCTTTGTACGTTATTTTGGCTGACAAAGGCTTTTTTCCAGAAGAGGATTTATTGACACTTTGCCAATACAAATCACCTTATATAGGGCATCCAACCAAAGCTATTCCCGGTATTGAACAAAATACCGGTGGTCTAGGTCACGGATTGCCTATTAGTGCAGGAGCGGCTTTGGCAGCAAAAAAAGACAATTTAAAAACAAAAGTCTTTACTATTTTGGGTGACGGTGAAATGGCAGAAGGTTCAAACTGGGAAGCCATGATGTTTGCTGCGCACTACAAATTAGATAATCTCTGTGCTATTTTAGATTATAATAAACTTCAAATTACAGCTCCAAATGCTGACGTTATGGGCTTGGAGCCAATAGATAAAAAACTGGAAGCTTTTGGCTGGGCAGTAACTCATGTTGATGGTCATAATTTAGAAGAACTTTCGCAAACGCTTAATAGTTTACCATTGGAAAATGGAAAACCAAGTTTTATCATCGCCCATACAACCAAAGGAAAAGGAATCAGCTACATGGAAAACGTATTGAAATGGCACCATGGTGTTCCTTCAAAAGAGCAATACGATTTGGCTATAGAAGAATTAGACAAACAATTACAAGAACTTGAAACTGTCATAAAATAA
- a CDS encoding transketolase family protein, translating into MEEIKTIDAANLEVFSEVLQSLAATDRDIMVVTSDSRGSGKLVPFGQKYPEQIVEVGIAEQNLVGVATGLASMGKKAFAVSPACFLTARALEQIKNDVAYSDNAVKLIGISAGVSYGALGTTHHSLHDYAVLRAINNITIVAPADNYETAEAIKEAAEMQSPIYLRFGKKAMPANLNSDASDFKIGKGRIIQEGSDLTFIATGEAVLPCVDAAKLLEKEYNISSKIISLHTIKPLDAELLLAAAENKKPIITVEEHSINGGLGEAVASLLFQNGCSNKFKIVGLPDDHTVSGSQTEIFNHYGISADGLRNTALNLLNA; encoded by the coding sequence ATGGAAGAAATAAAAACAATCGACGCCGCTAATCTCGAAGTCTTTTCTGAAGTTCTTCAATCATTGGCAGCAACAGACAGGGATATTATGGTTGTAACAAGTGATTCTCGTGGCTCAGGAAAGCTGGTGCCATTTGGTCAAAAATATCCTGAACAAATTGTTGAAGTTGGTATTGCCGAACAAAATTTGGTAGGCGTTGCCACAGGATTGGCAAGTATGGGTAAAAAAGCATTTGCTGTTTCCCCTGCCTGTTTTCTTACGGCACGGGCATTGGAACAAATTAAAAATGATGTAGCTTATTCTGATAATGCTGTAAAACTGATTGGCATAAGTGCCGGAGTAAGTTATGGTGCTTTAGGAACAACACATCACAGCTTACATGATTATGCAGTGTTGAGAGCCATTAATAACATTACCATTGTTGCCCCTGCAGATAATTATGAAACTGCAGAAGCCATCAAAGAAGCGGCCGAAATGCAAAGTCCAATATACCTGCGTTTTGGCAAAAAAGCGATGCCTGCAAACCTTAATTCTGACGCTTCAGATTTTAAAATTGGTAAAGGGCGCATCATTCAGGAAGGAAGCGATTTAACATTTATTGCGACTGGTGAAGCGGTGCTTCCGTGCGTTGATGCCGCTAAACTTCTCGAAAAAGAATATAATATTAGTTCTAAAATAATCAGCCTGCATACCATAAAACCTTTGGATGCCGAATTATTATTGGCTGCAGCCGAAAATAAAAAACCTATTATTACTGTTGAAGAGCATTCTATCAATGGCGGATTAGGTGAAGCAGTAGCTTCTTTATTATTTCAAAACGGATGCTCAAACAAATTCAAAATTGTAGGATTACCGGATGACCATACTGTATCGGGTTCGCAAACCGAAATTTTTAATCATTATGGCATCTCTGCTGATGGACTAAGAAATACCGCTTTAAATTTATTAAACGCATGA
- a CDS encoding D-ribose ABC transporter substrate-binding protein encodes MKIKHHFLVLTAIVLVLGCSSKEKTEKPKIAIVVSTLNNPWFVMLAESAAENARKLGYEAKIFDSQNNPAIESDNFENLISSGYDAILLNPTDSDGSISSILKAKTAGIPVFCMDREVNADDAATSQILSDNYSGCVAIGIEFVKELKEKGKYVEILGLVGDNNTWARSGGFHSVVDNFPNLKMVAQQSGNFDRTKAMEVLETIMQANPDIDAVFCGNDAMAMGAFQALQAAGKEYQVKIFGFDGAADVVEKIREKKIVATGMQFPKVMAQTAAQYADEYFKGRRDFPQRVPVEVELINASNIKDY; translated from the coding sequence ATGAAGATAAAACACCATTTTTTAGTACTCACCGCAATCGTTTTAGTTTTAGGCTGCTCTTCAAAAGAAAAGACTGAGAAACCTAAAATTGCTATTGTGGTTTCCACATTAAACAATCCTTGGTTTGTGATGCTGGCAGAATCAGCAGCTGAAAATGCCCGAAAATTGGGGTATGAAGCCAAAATATTTGATTCACAAAATAATCCCGCTATTGAATCGGATAATTTTGAAAACCTTATTTCCTCGGGTTATGATGCGATTCTTTTAAACCCAACAGATTCTGACGGCTCTATTTCAAGTATCCTGAAAGCTAAAACGGCAGGTATTCCTGTTTTTTGCATGGACAGAGAAGTAAACGCCGATGATGCGGCCACAAGCCAAATTCTTTCAGACAACTACTCAGGTTGTGTTGCTATCGGAATCGAATTTGTAAAAGAATTAAAAGAAAAAGGAAAGTATGTAGAAATCTTAGGACTTGTAGGTGATAATAATACTTGGGCGAGATCAGGGGGATTCCATTCAGTTGTGGATAACTTTCCCAATCTAAAAATGGTGGCACAGCAAAGCGGTAATTTCGACCGGACAAAAGCCATGGAAGTTTTAGAAACGATTATGCAGGCAAATCCTGATATTGATGCTGTTTTTTGTGGCAATGACGCTATGGCAATGGGAGCTTTTCAGGCCTTACAGGCAGCCGGGAAGGAATATCAAGTTAAAATTTTTGGATTTGATGGCGCCGCAGACGTAGTTGAGAAAATCAGAGAAAAGAAAATTGTGGCTACAGGCATGCAGTTTCCTAAAGTAATGGCCCAAACTGCAGCCCAATATGCTGATGAATATTTTAAAGGAAGAAGAGATTTTCCTCAAAGAGTTCCGGTAGAAGTTGAACTGATCAATGCATCAAACATAAAAGACTATTAA
- a CDS encoding DUF2291 domain-containing protein produces MKKKYVYILAFLIIAILGYNSFYFKKLSDIKKAQKESFDFKAFADSIYYKGILKSKKTIALTDLISSIKANQEAAFKKYGNRLGIGNSDYFMIKSTGKIIDIKDGIYTIADEKNGVVFIDTKYIFGNDLRDASGLVKLTDFKTNAQFNKVSESLNKIVRNEIPKQTKNVKIGDSISFSGAIKLNKKQTLFTDLLIIPSQIKLQ; encoded by the coding sequence ATGAAAAAAAAGTATGTTTATATTTTGGCCTTCCTTATAATAGCCATTTTAGGGTACAATTCTTTTTATTTTAAAAAGCTGAGTGATATTAAAAAAGCACAAAAGGAATCTTTTGACTTTAAAGCTTTCGCCGATTCTATTTATTACAAAGGCATTTTAAAAAGTAAAAAGACGATTGCTTTAACCGATCTGATCAGCTCGATAAAAGCGAATCAGGAAGCTGCCTTTAAAAAATATGGAAACAGATTAGGCATTGGAAATTCAGACTATTTCATGATTAAAAGCACGGGGAAAATCATCGATATAAAAGATGGCATTTATACCATTGCTGACGAAAAAAATGGTGTTGTTTTTATTGACACCAAATACATTTTCGGAAATGATTTACGAGATGCTTCGGGCCTTGTAAAACTAACCGATTTTAAAACCAATGCCCAATTTAACAAAGTATCTGAAAGCTTAAATAAGATTGTTCGAAATGAAATCCCAAAACAAACCAAAAATGTAAAAATAGGTGACAGTATTTCATTTTCGGGAGCAATCAAATTAAATAAGAAACAGACTTTGTTTACTGACCTTTTAATTATTCCGTCACAAATTAAACTTCAGTAA
- a CDS encoding sugar ABC transporter ATP-binding protein — protein sequence MLEAINISKEFPGVKALNQVNFKFYPGKVNAILGENGAGKSTLLKILTGVYTQYEGEIQLNGETVSFSNIKEAQNAGIAIIHQELNLIPELSVTENLFLGREIKTSLGLLDSSKMEAEAKRLFEKIQLNVSPKTLVQHLKVGEQQLIEIAKALLCNADVILMDEPTSALSDKEIENLHRIIYELKKEGKTIVYISHKMDELFKIAENYTVLRDGNSIDEGEMKNTTEQELIRKMVGRDVLIEKKNTNNEFQNTILKVENLNLINPNDKKRKLLHDISFELKKGEILGIFGLMGAGRTELLETLFGMHPTNGSYNLEIDQKNTFHKKPKDAIENGLAFVTEDRKTEGLVLGMDISSNISLTYLPTFGLLTPSKDKSSSKDYIEKLRIKTPSEMQLCQNLSGGNQQKVVLAKWLATNPQILMMDEPTRGIDINAKNEIYNLIKELAANHMSILLVSSEIPEILALSDRILVMAEGKIKASYLAAEANEDKLLKSALPE from the coding sequence TTGTTAGAAGCAATAAACATATCGAAAGAATTCCCGGGGGTAAAAGCACTTAATCAGGTAAATTTTAAATTTTATCCTGGAAAAGTCAATGCCATATTGGGAGAAAACGGAGCTGGAAAATCTACCTTGTTAAAAATTTTGACAGGCGTTTATACCCAATACGAAGGTGAAATTCAGTTAAACGGAGAAACAGTTTCATTTTCGAATATAAAAGAGGCACAAAATGCGGGAATTGCCATAATTCATCAGGAATTGAATCTGATCCCGGAACTTAGCGTAACCGAAAATTTATTTCTGGGAAGAGAAATTAAAACTTCTCTTGGACTTTTGGATTCTTCAAAAATGGAAGCGGAAGCCAAACGCCTTTTTGAAAAAATCCAATTGAACGTAAGCCCAAAAACCTTAGTACAACATCTAAAAGTCGGTGAACAGCAATTGATTGAAATTGCAAAAGCATTGCTTTGTAATGCTGATGTTATTTTGATGGATGAACCTACTTCCGCCTTAAGCGACAAAGAAATAGAGAACCTGCACCGTATTATTTATGAGTTAAAAAAAGAAGGCAAAACCATCGTGTACATTTCTCATAAAATGGATGAATTATTCAAGATTGCCGAAAACTATACTGTTTTACGAGACGGAAACAGCATAGATGAAGGTGAAATGAAAAATACTACCGAGCAGGAATTGATTAGAAAAATGGTAGGCCGTGACGTTTTGATCGAGAAAAAAAACACCAATAATGAATTTCAAAATACCATTTTAAAAGTCGAAAACCTTAATCTCATCAATCCAAACGATAAAAAAAGAAAATTGCTTCATGATATTTCTTTCGAATTAAAAAAAGGAGAAATTCTGGGCATATTTGGTTTGATGGGTGCCGGCAGGACTGAACTTTTGGAAACCTTATTTGGTATGCATCCAACGAATGGTTCTTATAATTTGGAAATTGATCAAAAAAATACTTTTCACAAAAAACCAAAAGATGCCATTGAAAACGGATTGGCTTTTGTAACCGAAGACCGCAAAACAGAAGGACTGGTTTTAGGAATGGATATTTCATCCAATATCAGTTTGACATACCTACCCACTTTCGGGCTTTTGACCCCATCAAAAGATAAAAGTTCTTCAAAGGATTATATTGAAAAGTTACGGATCAAAACCCCTTCTGAAATGCAGCTATGTCAAAATTTAAGTGGCGGAAATCAACAAAAAGTTGTTCTGGCAAAATGGCTTGCGACTAATCCGCAAATCTTAATGATGGATGAGCCAACGCGCGGAATTGATATCAATGCTAAAAATGAAATTTACAATCTAATAAAAGAACTCGCTGCTAACCACATGAGTATCCTATTAGTTTCTTCTGAAATTCCCGAAATACTTGCCCTTTCGGACCGGATTTTAGTAATGGCTGAAGGAAAAATTAAAGCTTCCTATTTAGCAGCCGAAGCAAATGAAGATAAATTATTAAAATCGGCTTTACCGGAATAA
- a CDS encoding ABC transporter permease, producing MTSANLWNVLRQISVNVCISVGMTLVVLMAGIDLSVGSVLGFTAAVCAGLLKNGLAFESMDLFVGFTVLGAILVSILIGLVLGLFNGWVITKFSIPPFVATLAMLTIARGLTMLYTEGIPISNLGTEFEFIGSGWMLGIPVPVWISIFMVLIVVFLTKKTTFGRYIYAIGGNERAAFLSGININKIKLAVYGIAGMMAAVGGVLVTSRLNSAQPNAGTSYELDSIAAVVIGGTSLSGGIGTVAGTVIGAVIIGVLNNGLVLLDVSPFWQQVVKGFVILLAVIIDKMNQKNK from the coding sequence ATGACTAGCGCCAATCTTTGGAATGTATTAAGACAAATCTCTGTTAATGTCTGTATTTCTGTCGGAATGACTTTAGTGGTTCTGATGGCCGGAATTGACCTTTCAGTCGGTTCTGTATTAGGTTTCACAGCAGCAGTCTGTGCCGGTTTATTAAAAAATGGACTCGCATTCGAATCTATGGATTTATTTGTTGGCTTTACCGTTTTAGGTGCCATTTTAGTATCCATACTTATCGGTTTGGTCTTAGGTCTCTTCAACGGTTGGGTGATTACTAAATTCTCCATCCCTCCTTTTGTGGCAACACTGGCGATGTTAACCATTGCCCGTGGATTAACAATGCTTTATACGGAAGGGATTCCTATTTCTAATTTAGGTACAGAATTCGAATTCATAGGTTCGGGTTGGATGTTAGGAATTCCGGTGCCGGTATGGATTTCTATATTCATGGTTCTAATTGTTGTTTTCTTAACAAAAAAAACAACCTTCGGAAGATACATTTATGCTATTGGAGGAAATGAAAGAGCGGCTTTTTTATCAGGAATTAATATCAATAAAATTAAACTGGCAGTTTATGGAATCGCCGGAATGATGGCTGCCGTAGGAGGTGTTTTAGTCACATCGAGACTAAACTCAGCACAGCCAAATGCCGGTACAAGTTACGAACTGGATTCAATTGCAGCAGTGGTTATTGGAGGAACGTCACTTTCCGGCGGTATTGGTACCGTTGCAGGAACTGTAATTGGTGCGGTAATTATTGGGGTTTTAAACAATGGATTGGTTTTACTCGATGTTTCACCTTTTTGGCAGCAGGTAGTGAAAGGATTTGTTATTTTATTGGCGGTAATTATTGATAAAATGAATCAAAAAAATAAATAA